A genomic segment from Aegilops tauschii subsp. strangulata cultivar AL8/78 chromosome 1, Aet v6.0, whole genome shotgun sequence encodes:
- the LOC109744924 gene encoding UDP-glycosyltransferase 83A1-like encodes MACPPHAIVIPYPAQGHVIPLMEVAHALADRGFNVTFVNTEFNHARVVASMSNGAGSGLGRIRLVEVPDGMAPREDRNQLVRLTILMAEFMAPRVEELILRSGKDGACPGKITCMVTDYNVGYWAVDIARRTGIRVGAVWPASAAVMVTLLSFPKLIEDNIIDAEDGSTVGEGTFQLSPDMPLMHSAHLAWNCIGDHDQQATLYRLLCDGVRAMEQCDFVICNSFQDAEPASFKLFPNVLPVGPLLTGERSGKAVGHFWQPEDDECMSWLDTQPERSVVYVAFGSFTMFHRRQFEELALGLELSGRPFLWVVRPDIGHGAVHDYPEGYLDRVCGPGGQGKLVSWSPQQRVLAHPAVACFVSHCGWNSTMEGVRNGVPFLAWPYFADQFVNQVYISDVWKVGLKAVADESGVITKEHIAGRVEELMGDAGMRERVEAMKKGAHESIQEGGSSHGNFDAFAEAMKNAAPESVQDGGSSHGNFHTLADGMKA; translated from the exons ATGGCGTGTCCACCGCACGCGATCGTCATCCCCTACCCAGCGCAGGGGCACGTCATCCCGCTCATGGAGGTCGCGCACGCGCTGGCCGACAGGGGCTTCAACGTCACCTTCGTCAACACCGAGTTCAACCACGCCCGTGTCGTCGCCTCCATGTCCAACGGCGCCGGCAGCGGGCTGGGCCGGATCCGGCTCGTGGAGGTGCCGGACGGCATGGCCCCCAGGGAGGACCGGAACCAGCTGGTGAGGCTTACCATACTCATGGCAGAGTTCATGGCGCCGCGGGTGGAGGAGCTCATTCTCCGGAGCGGCAAGGACGGCGCGTGCCCGGGCAAGATCACGTGCATGGTGACGGACTACAACGTCGGGTATTGGGCGGTTGACATTGCGCGGAGGACCGGGATCCGGGTGGGGGCCGTTTGGCCGGCGTCGGCTGCCGTCATGGTCACCTTGCTCAGCTTTCCCAAGCTGATCGAGGACAACATCATCGATGCGGAAGATG GGTCTACAGTGGGCGAGGGAACATTCCAGCTGAGCCCCGACATGCCTCTCATGCACAGCGCCCACCTCGCATGGAACTGCATCGGCGACCACGACCAGCAGGCCACCCTCTACCGGCTCCTTTGTGACGGCGTCCGCGCAATGGAGCAGTGCGACTTCGTCATCTGCAACTCCTTCCAGGACGCGGAGCCGGCGTCTTTCAAACTCTTCCCCAACGTCCTCCCCGTTGGCCCGCTCCTCACCGGCGAGCGCAGCGGCAAGGCCGTGGGCCACTTctggcagccggaggacgacgagtGCATGTCCTGGCTCGACACGCAGCCAGAGAGATCCGTAGTGTACGTCGCCTTCGGCAGCTTCACCATGTTCCACCGGCGCCAATTCGAGGAGCTCGCGCTGGGCCTAGAGCTCTCCGGCAGGCCATTCCTGTGGGTCGTGCGCCCGGACATCGGCCACGGAGCGGTGCACGACTACCCGGAAGGCTACCTGGACCGGGTGTGCGGCCCCGGTGGCCAGGGCAAGCTCGTCTCCTGGTCACCGCAGCAGCGCGTGCTGGCGCACCCGGCGGTGGCGTGCTTCGTGTCGCACTGCGGGTGGAACTCCACCATGGAGGGCGTCCGGAACGGCGTGCCTTTCCTCGCCTGGCCCTACTTCGCCGACCAGTTCGTGAACCAGGTGTACATCTCCGACGTGTGGAAGGTCGGCCTCAAGGCCGTCGCCGACGAGTCGGGGGTCATAACCAAGGAGCACATCGCCGGCAGGGTGGAGGAGCTGATGGGGGACGCCGGCATGAGGGAGAGGGTGGAGGCCATGAAGAAGGGCGCACACGAGAGCATTCAGGAAGGCGGCTCCTCGCATGGAAACTTCGATGCTTTTGCGGAGGCCATGAAGAATGCGGCGCCTGAGAGCGTTCAGGACGGGGGCTCCTCACATGGAAACTTCCATACTCTTGCAGACGGCATGAAGGCATGA
- the LOC109744919 gene encoding L-type lectin-domain containing receptor kinase SIT2, translating into MTSIKRLSLLQYLLFFFFFFFLVLDLSELATGQQNQFVYSGFAGANLALEGVATITPDGLLELTNGTFRLRGHAFHPTPFHFGKAPNGTAVQAQSFAVSYVFAIYCVQAQTCGHGMASIVAASSNFSDTMPTQYLGLINDHNNGDPANRFFAVELDTNWNDEFKDIDNNHVGIDINNLVSVNSSSAGYYDDRDEGNFQNLTLASYKMMQVWVEYDGGRKQISVSLAPVDMVKPTKPLLSTTYNLSTVLPDMVYVGFSASTGSFDSRQYVLGWSFGINRPAPAIDITKLPKLPRQGPKPRSKVLEIVLPIVSAAFVLAVGTTIILLVRRRLRYAELREDWETEFGPHRFSYKDLFHATKGFKNKNLLGIGGFGKVYKGVLPKSKVEIAVKRISHDSKQGMKEFVAEVASIGRLQHRNIVQLHGYCRRKAELLLVYEYMSNGSLDKYLYDQEKKPTLTWAQRYKIIKDIASALLYLHQEWEKVVLHRDIKPSNVLLDDGLNGRLGDFGLARLYDHETGPQTTHVVGTIGYLAPELAHTNKATPLSDVFSFGMFVLEVTCGRKPIEPASQGNQLTLVRWVIDHWHQGILTDAVDTKLRGAYNVDEACLALKLGLLCSHPLINLRPNMRQVLQYLNGDMPPPDLNLAHMSFNILSLMQNEVSIDDLRAASMV; encoded by the coding sequence ATGACTAGCATTAAGCGTCTCTCCTTGCTCCAatatctcctcttcttcttcttcttcttcttcctcgtcctTGATCTTTCAGAGCTTGCTACCGGGCAACAAAACCAATTTGTCTACTCCGGTTTCGCTGGGGCCAACCTCGCCCTCGAAGGCGTGGCCACCATCACACCAGACGGCCTGCTTGAGCTGACCAACGGCACCTTCCGGCTCAGAGGCCATGCTTTCCACCCGACTCCATTCCACTTCGGCAAGGCGCCCAACGGGACAGCAGTTCAGGCTCAGTCCTTTGCTGTCTCGTACGTGTTTGCTATCTACTGCGTCCAGGCCCAGACCTGTGGCCACGGCATGGCCTCCATCGTCGCCGCAAGCAGCAACTTCTCCGACACCATGCCCACCCAGTACCTGGGGCTCATCAACGACCACAACAACGGCGACCCAGCCAACCGCTTCTTCGCCGTCGAGCTCGACACCAACTGGAACGACGAGTTCAAGGACATTGACAACAACCATGTCGGGATCGACATCAACAACCTTGTCTCTGTCAACTCCAGCAGCGCCGGCTACTACGACGACCGCGACGAGGGTAACTTCCAAAACCTGACGCTCGCGAGCTACAAAATGATGCAGGTGTGGGTGGAGTACGATGGAGGTCGCAAGCAGATCAGTGTGAGCTTGGCTCCCGTAGACATGGTCAAACCCACCAAACCACTGCTCTCCACCACCTACAACCTCTCAACGGTGCTCCCAGACATGGTTTACGTCGGCTTCTCCGCCTCGACGGGCTCATTCGACTCGCGGCAGTATGTGCTTGGTTGGAGCTTCGGCATCAACAGGCCTGCTCCAGCGATCGACATCACCAAGCTGCCCAAGCTGCCTCGCCAAGGCCCCAAGCCTAGGTCCAAGGTACTGGAAATCGTACTGCCAATAGTTTCTGCGGCATTTGTTCTTGCTGTGGGCACCACTATCATTCTTCTTGTGCGAAGGCGGCTAAGGTATGCCGAGCTTAGAGAAGATTGGGAAACTGAATTTGGGCCCCATAGGTTTTCATACAAGGACTTGTTTCATGCCACCAAGGGATTTAAGAACAAGAATCTACTGGGGATTGGAGGATTTGGAAAGGTGTACAAGGGGGTGCTTCCAAAGTCTAAAGTGGAGATTGCTGTGAAAAGGATCTCCCACGACTCGAAGCAGGGGATGAAGGAATTTGTCGCAGAGGTTGCGAGCATCGGCCGCCTCCAGCACCGCAATATTGTGCAGTTGCATGGCTACTGCCGTCGCAAGGCTGAGCTTCTTTTGGTGTATGAATACATGTCGAATGGAAGTCTCGACAAGTACCTGTATGATCAGGAGAAGAAGCCTACTTTAACTTGGGCCCAGAGATACAAAATCATCAAAGACATTGCGTCTGCCTTGCTCTACCTTCACCAGGAATGGGAGAAAGTTGTATTGCATCGAGACATCAAGCCAAGCAATGTGCTCCTCGATGATGGACTGAATGGACGGCTAGGTGATTTCGGCTTGGCAAGGTTATATGACCACGAGACTGGCCCTCAAACCACACATGTTGTTGGCACCATTGGATACCTAGCTCCTGAGCTAGCACACACCAACAAAGCAACCCCACTTAGTGATGTGTTTTCCTTTGGCATGTTTGTTCTTGAAGTCACTTGTGGGCGAAAGCCCATCGAGCCAGCATCACAAGGCAACCAACTCACCTTGGTCAGATGGGTGATTGACCATTGGCACCAAGGAATTCTCACAGATGCAGTGGATACCAAGCTCCGAGGTGCCTACAATGTTGATGAGGCATGCCTAGCTCTGAAGTTAGGATTGCTGTGCTCACACCCATTGATCAATTTAAGGCCCAACATGAGGCAGGTTCTGCAGTATCTCAATGGTGATATGCCACCCCCAGATCTGAATCTGGCACACATGAGCTTCAACATTCTATCCTTGATGCAGAATGAAGTTTCAATAGATGACTTGCGTGCAGCCTCGATGGTGTAA
- the LOC109744920 gene encoding L-type lectin-domain containing receptor kinase SIT2, translating into MKFLFLCFLLCFGLELAFFTAASDDQLLYHGFTAGTNLTVDEAASVTLNGLLELTNGSLGCKGHAFYPTPLHFRKSHDDTVQSFSVAFVFAIHSTYPIMSRQGLAFVVAPSMNFSTALANQYLGLMNSQNNGNLSNHIFAIELDTVLNIEFKDINTNHVGIDINSLQSIESNPAGYYDDRNGTFQDMVLASGDAIQVWVDYNGEAKKISVTMAPLQMAKPTRPLISTDYDLSSVLQDPSYIGFSSSGGEVDSRHYVLGWSFGMNKPAPLINSAKLPKLPQPKHQPKLLKIILPIGSAIFVFAVGSMVILLVRRKLRYAELKEDWEIEFGPHRFSYKDLFHATEGFKNKHLLGAGGFGKVYKGALPSTKLEVAVKRVSHESRQGLKEFVAEVVSIGRIRHRNLVQLLGYCRRKDELLLVYDYMSNGSLDKYLYCDDPMLILNWAQRFRIIKDIASGLLYLHEKWEKVVIHRDIKASNVLLDSEMNGRLGDFGLARLYDHGTDMQTTHVVGTIGYLAPELICTGKATPLTDVFAFGIFLLEVACGQRPVNSNARVNQPLLVDWVLEHWNKGSLAEAVDTRLQNDYNVDEACLVLKLGLLCAHPFTNARPNMQSIMRYLAGESQLPELTDTDMSFSLLSQMQGQGFDRYALSYLSLNTSIGTISGLSGGR; encoded by the coding sequence ATGAAGTTCCTCTTCCTCTGTTTCCTCCTCTGCTTTGGCCTCGAGCTTGCGTTTTTCACTGCAGCAAGCGATGACCAACTCTTGTACCATGGCTTCACAGCCGGTACCAACCTCACCGTCGACGAGGCTGCTTCAGTCACGTTGAACGGACTCCTTGAGCTAACCAACGGCTCGCTTGGTTGCAAAGGCCATGCGTTCTACCCAACTCCGCTGCACTTCCGCAAATCGCATGATGATACCGTGCAATCTTTCTCAGTCGCCTTCGTGTTTGCCATCCACTCTACCTACCCCATCATGAGCCGACAGGGCTTGGCTTTCGTCGTCGCCCCAAGCATGAACTTCTCAACTGCATTGGCCAATCAATACTTGGGCCTCATGAACTCCCAGAACAACGGCAACTTGAGCAACCACATCTTCGCCATCGAGCTAGACACCGTCCTAAACATCGAGTTCAAAGACATCAACACCAACCATGTAGGTATTGACATCAACAGCCTCCAGTCTATAGAGTCCAACCCTGCAGGATACTATGATGATAGGAATGGTACCTTCCAAGACATGGTTCTTGCTAGTGGTGATGCAATTCAAGTGTGGGTGGACTACAATGGTGAAGCCAAGAAAATCAGTGTGACCATGGCTCCCCTTCAAATGGCGAAACCTACAAGGCCACTCATCTCGACAGATTATGATCTCTCAAGTGTGTTGCAAGATCCATCCTACATCGGCTTCTCATCTTCAGGTGGAGAGGTCGACTCACGACATTATGTGCTTGGTTGGAGTTTTGGGATGAACAAACCAGCCCCACTGATCAATTCTGCGAAGCTGCCAAAGCTACCTCAGCCAAAGCATCAACCAAAGCTGCTGAAAATCATCCTACCTATAGGGAGCGCAATTTTCGTATTTGCTGTGGGTTCTATGGTCATTTTACTTGTGAGGAGAAAATTGAGGTATGCTGAGCTAAAAGAAGATTGGGAGATCGAGTTCGGGCCACATCGGTTCTCATACAAGGATTTGTTCCATGCCACAGAAGGGTTTAAGAACAAACACCTACTTGGTGCAGGAGGATTTGGGAAGGTATATAAAGGGGCCCTTCCATCAACAAAACTAGAGGTTGCTGTGAAGAGGGTATCGCATGAGTCCAGACAGGGTCTAAAGGAGTTTGTTGCTGAGGTTGTCAGCATTGGCCGCATCCGACATCGTAACCTTGTTCAGCTACTTGGCTATTGTAGGAGAAAAGATGAACTCCTTTTGGTGTATGACTACATGTCAAATGGTAGCCTTGATAAGTATTTGTATTGTGATGATCCAATGCTTATACTAAACTGGGCTCAGAGGTTTCGGATAATAAAGGATATTGCATCAGGCTTGCTCTACCTCCATGAAAAATGGGAGAAAGTGGTCATCCACCGTGACATCAAAGCAAGCAACGTACTCCTTGATAGTGAAATGAATGGGAGGCTAGGTGACTTTGGCCTTGCAAGACTTTATGATCATGGAACTGATATGCAGACCACACATGTGGTTGGTACCATTGGGTACCTAGCCCCAGAACTGATATGCACAGGTAAGGCAACTCCTCTCACCGATGTGTTTGCCTTTGGGATTTTCCTTCTTGAGGTTGCCTGTGGGCAAAGGCCAGTTAACAGCAATGCACGAGTAAATCAACCTTTGTTAGTTGATTGGGTTCTTGAGCATTGGAATAAGGGATCACTGGCTGAGGCAGTAGATACGAGGCTACAGAATGACTATAATGTTGACGAGGCATGCCTAGTGCTAAAGCTAGGACTACTATGTGCACACCCATTTACCAATGCAAGGCCCAACATGCAGAGTATCATGCGGTACCTTGCTGGCGAGTCGCAACTCCCAGAGTTGACAGATACAGATATGAGCTTCAGCTTGCTCTCTCAAATGCAGGGTCAAGGGTTTGACCGTTATGCGTTGTCATATCTTTCATTAAACACGAGCATTGGCACAATATCTGGTCTTTCAGGAGGAAGATGA